A single Curtobacterium sp. MCSS17_015 DNA region contains:
- a CDS encoding MFS transporter, translated as MTTTTTARRTSSTAVAVLVAGTFFMELLDGTILATAAPAMGRDLGVDSAAVGVAITAYLVTLAVFIPVSGWITDRVGSRTVFVGAIALFTVASALCAASTGLVELTLWRILQGLGGALMVPVGRLVVLRSAGRDQLVTAIAILTWPALAAPIIAPFLGGVLVDTLSWHWVFLVNIPLGVVAVVAALVLVPQERAPERVPFDWLGSLLACLGLGALVVMASLLALETVPFVPAVLAGVVGAVCTWLAIRHFLRAPHPIMGLDAFRLETFRVSHAGGSLFRLAVSAVPFVLPLLFQDAWGWSALEAGSAVLWVFVGNLGIKPATTPFLRWWGYRPVIVVSSAVAALTVVAMVFLTPDTPFWLLAVLLVVSGAARSVGFTAYNTIAFADVEQPDMTAANTLSSTLQQTAAGFGVAVAAVVLRAASGLGGDGLGGTAPYAVAFAVIAVLLGVACVEGLLMSRTAGETVRPAQRVRVTTRN; from the coding sequence ATGACGACGACGACGACGGCACGACGGACGAGCAGCACGGCGGTCGCCGTGCTCGTGGCGGGCACCTTCTTCATGGAGCTGCTGGACGGGACCATCCTCGCCACGGCCGCCCCCGCGATGGGACGCGACCTGGGCGTCGACTCGGCGGCCGTCGGCGTCGCGATCACCGCCTACCTCGTGACGCTGGCCGTGTTCATCCCGGTCAGCGGGTGGATCACCGACCGGGTCGGCTCCCGCACCGTCTTCGTCGGCGCCATCGCGCTCTTCACGGTCGCCTCCGCGCTCTGCGCCGCCTCGACCGGACTCGTCGAACTCACGCTCTGGCGGATCCTGCAGGGACTCGGCGGCGCGCTCATGGTCCCGGTCGGGAGGCTCGTGGTGCTCCGGAGCGCGGGTCGCGACCAGCTCGTCACGGCCATCGCGATCCTCACCTGGCCCGCGCTCGCGGCGCCGATCATCGCGCCCTTCCTGGGCGGCGTGCTCGTCGACACCCTGTCGTGGCACTGGGTCTTCCTCGTCAACATCCCGCTCGGGGTGGTCGCCGTCGTCGCGGCGCTCGTGCTCGTGCCGCAGGAGCGCGCCCCCGAGCGGGTGCCGTTCGACTGGCTCGGGTCGCTGCTGGCCTGCCTCGGGCTCGGGGCGCTCGTCGTCATGGCGTCCCTGCTCGCCCTCGAGACCGTGCCCTTCGTGCCGGCCGTGCTCGCCGGGGTCGTCGGGGCGGTCTGCACCTGGCTCGCGATCCGGCACTTCCTGCGGGCACCGCACCCGATCATGGGGCTCGACGCGTTCCGGCTCGAGACCTTCCGGGTGTCCCACGCCGGTGGCAGCCTGTTCCGCCTGGCCGTCTCGGCGGTGCCGTTCGTGCTGCCGCTGCTGTTCCAGGACGCGTGGGGCTGGAGCGCCCTCGAGGCCGGGTCGGCCGTGCTCTGGGTCTTCGTCGGCAACCTCGGCATCAAGCCCGCGACGACCCCGTTCCTGCGCTGGTGGGGGTACCGGCCGGTCATCGTGGTGTCGTCGGCCGTCGCGGCGCTGACCGTCGTGGCGATGGTGTTCCTCACCCCGGACACCCCGTTCTGGCTGCTCGCGGTGCTGCTCGTCGTCAGCGGAGCTGCTCGCTCGGTCGGCTTCACTGCGTACAACACCATCGCGTTCGCCGACGTCGAGCAGCCGGACATGACGGCCGCCAACACGCTGTCCTCGACGCTGCAACAGACCGCGGCCGGGTTCGGTGTGGCGGTCGCCGCCGTCGTGCTCCGGGCAGCGTCCGGGCTCGGGGGTGACGGACTCGGCGGCACCGCCCCGTACGCCGTCGCGTTCGCGGTGATCGCGGTCCTGCTGGGGGTCGCCTGCGTCGAGGGGCTGCTCATGAGCCGGACCGCGGGGGAGACCGTGCGACCGGCGCAGCGGGTGCGGGTGACGACGCGGAACTGA
- a CDS encoding pyridoxamine 5'-phosphate oxidase family protein: MTDTQTDHRAAISDIVHGARTALLTTVSEDGQLHARPLAVQDKSFHGTLRFLVQDGSEKVEDIARNPHVNVAIESQGGYLSIAGTATVTEDRAVVDELWSPFAEAWFPDGRDDPSIRLLTVQGVSVEYWTQDTGPVGSLVQTLKAALGHQSQPDVGSHGTVEV, from the coding sequence ATGACCGACACCCAGACCGACCACCGTGCCGCCATCTCCGACATCGTCCACGGGGCCCGCACGGCCCTGCTCACGACGGTGAGCGAGGACGGTCAGCTGCACGCCAGGCCCCTCGCCGTGCAGGACAAGTCGTTCCACGGGACCCTGCGGTTCCTCGTGCAGGACGGGAGCGAGAAGGTCGAGGACATCGCCCGGAACCCGCACGTCAACGTCGCCATCGAATCGCAGGGCGGCTACCTGTCCATCGCCGGGACGGCCACCGTCACCGAGGACCGGGCCGTCGTCGACGAGCTCTGGTCGCCGTTCGCCGAGGCGTGGTTCCCGGACGGCCGCGACGACCCGTCGATCCGCCTGCTCACCGTGCAGGGGGTGTCGGTCGAGTACTGGACGCAGGACACCGGACCCGTGGGGAGCCTCGTGCAGACCCTCAAGGCAGCGCTGGGGCACCAGTCGCAGCCGGACGTCGGCAGTCACGGGACCGTCGAGGTCTAG
- a CDS encoding LLM class flavin-dependent oxidoreductase, producing the protein MSNAFGTGRPSDVPPPAPDRVGPVQLGLDTFGDVTETTDGGVQSHAATLRDLLDEAVLADQVGIDFIGVGEHHRADYSVSAPEVVLAAIAARTGRIRMGSAVTVLSSDDPVRVYERFATVDALSNGRAEVILGRGSFTESFPLFGFDLQDYEVLFEEKLQLWSALRGGDTVTWQGTKRASLVEQDVFPKLEHGPIPTWIGVGGSPQSVIRAASYGMPLFLAIIGGQPAQFAPYARLYRQALDQLELPQQPIAMHSPGFVAETDEEAAERYWPYHKAVTDQLGRERGWPPLDQAGYRAGLSAGGSLYVGSPETVARKIARNMRILGVTRFDMRYATGRLPHADMMRSIELYGTRVAPRVRELLAEPVPVP; encoded by the coding sequence ATGAGCAACGCCTTCGGTACCGGTCGACCCTCGGACGTCCCGCCCCCGGCACCGGACCGCGTCGGCCCCGTGCAGCTCGGCCTCGACACCTTCGGCGACGTCACCGAGACCACCGACGGGGGCGTGCAGTCCCACGCCGCGACCCTGCGCGACCTCCTCGACGAGGCCGTCCTCGCCGACCAGGTCGGCATCGACTTCATCGGCGTGGGTGAGCACCACCGCGCCGACTACTCCGTGAGCGCGCCCGAGGTCGTCCTCGCCGCGATCGCCGCCCGCACCGGACGCATCCGGATGGGCTCCGCGGTCACGGTGCTGTCCTCGGACGACCCGGTCCGCGTCTACGAGCGGTTCGCGACGGTCGACGCGCTGTCGAACGGCCGCGCCGAGGTCATCCTCGGTCGCGGGTCCTTCACCGAGTCCTTCCCGCTGTTCGGCTTCGACCTGCAGGACTACGAGGTGCTGTTCGAGGAGAAGCTGCAGCTCTGGAGCGCCCTCCGCGGCGGGGACACCGTCACCTGGCAGGGCACCAAGCGCGCCTCGCTCGTCGAGCAGGACGTCTTCCCGAAGCTCGAGCACGGCCCGATCCCGACCTGGATCGGCGTGGGCGGGTCACCCCAGTCCGTGATCCGCGCCGCGTCCTACGGCATGCCGCTGTTCCTCGCCATCATCGGCGGGCAGCCCGCGCAGTTCGCCCCCTACGCCCGGCTCTACCGGCAGGCCCTCGACCAGCTCGAGCTCCCGCAGCAGCCGATCGCGATGCACTCGCCCGGGTTCGTCGCCGAGACCGACGAGGAAGCAGCCGAGCGCTACTGGCCGTACCACAAGGCCGTCACTGACCAGCTCGGTCGGGAGCGCGGCTGGCCGCCCCTCGACCAGGCCGGCTACCGCGCCGGCCTCTCCGCGGGCGGCTCGCTCTACGTCGGGTCGCCGGAGACGGTCGCGCGGAAGATCGCGCGGAACATGCGGATCCTCGGGGTCACCCGCTTCGACATGCGTTACGCGACCGGACGCCTGCCGCACGCCGACATGATGCGCTCGATCGAGCTGTACGGCACCCGCGTCGCCCCCCGCGTCCGCGAACTCCTGGCGGAGCCGGTCCCCGTCCCCTGA
- a CDS encoding SDR family oxidoreductase yields the protein MVQPSTLPDQTGRRIVVTGSNSGTGKETARRLAGAGASVVIAVRTVSKGEDAAAEIRREHPDADLEVRELDLADLSSVHRFAEGIVADDRPLDVLVNNAGVMAPRERFETADGFELQFGTNHLGPFALTNLLLPTLLRAEAPRVATMSSIAAVPGKIHFGDLQWQTGYQPWLAYAQSKLADLLLGLHLHQVAVTRDWHLSSTIAHPGYTRTNLQSAGRSLGRDRPVQSSDRALPFTQDVEQGTEPLLYAAVGRNAASGAYYGPAGAFGLTGPTTLASVPRSARGVDLARSLWAVAEDLTGTRLPD from the coding sequence ATGGTGCAGCCCTCGACCCTCCCCGACCAGACCGGCCGTCGCATCGTCGTCACCGGGTCCAACAGCGGCACCGGCAAGGAGACCGCACGTCGACTGGCCGGGGCCGGCGCGAGCGTCGTCATCGCGGTCCGCACGGTGTCGAAGGGCGAGGACGCCGCCGCCGAGATCCGCCGTGAGCACCCGGACGCCGACCTCGAGGTCCGCGAGCTCGACCTCGCCGACCTGTCGAGCGTGCACCGCTTCGCCGAGGGCATCGTCGCCGACGACCGGCCGCTCGACGTCCTGGTCAACAACGCCGGCGTGATGGCGCCCCGGGAGCGCTTCGAGACCGCCGACGGCTTCGAGCTGCAGTTCGGGACGAACCACCTCGGTCCGTTCGCACTCACGAACCTGCTCCTGCCGACCCTGCTGCGTGCCGAGGCACCCCGGGTGGCGACGATGTCGAGCATCGCCGCCGTGCCCGGCAAGATCCACTTCGGCGACCTGCAGTGGCAGACCGGCTACCAGCCGTGGCTCGCGTACGCCCAGTCGAAGCTCGCCGACCTGCTCCTCGGGCTGCACCTGCACCAGGTCGCCGTCACCCGCGACTGGCACCTGTCGTCCACGATCGCCCACCCCGGCTACACCCGGACGAACCTGCAGTCCGCCGGGCGGTCACTCGGCCGGGACCGCCCCGTGCAGTCGAGCGACCGCGCGCTGCCGTTCACGCAGGACGTCGAGCAGGGCACCGAGCCGCTCCTCTACGCGGCGGTCGGTCGGAACGCCGCCTCGGGGGCCTACTACGGCCCGGCCGGGGCCTTCGGACTCACGGGCCCGACGACGCTCGCGTCGGTCCCCCGCTCGGCGCGCGGCGTCGACCTGGCCCGGTCGCTGTGGGCCGTGGCCGAGGACCTCACCGGGACCCGGCTGCCGGACTGA
- a CDS encoding NRDE family protein codes for MCTVVVRVDPGAEWPVTLLALRDESPDRPWDPPAAWWPDRDPGVVGVRDQQAGGAWLAASDRNGLAVVLNRWEETPGLDGSWTTRGTLPLDAVVDDAVPGADGARPTSRAFNLLRATADGAEVVTWDGTAVRTTALGPGVHMVTHGEPDDPAAPRVGRWLDVFRAVPAPTGPAGTTPSDELRVVAAGGDDSDGWGPWFRVLHASTALAPDDRDAILRDTVEPEGHFATLSIVAAAIGPDRTVLQHTRLAEPGVLRGAVSPVDVSPAAGSR; via the coding sequence ATGTGCACCGTCGTCGTCCGCGTCGATCCCGGCGCCGAGTGGCCCGTCACCCTGCTCGCGCTGCGGGACGAGTCGCCGGACCGCCCGTGGGACCCGCCGGCGGCGTGGTGGCCGGACCGTGATCCCGGCGTCGTCGGTGTCCGGGACCAGCAGGCGGGCGGCGCGTGGCTCGCGGCCTCGGACCGGAACGGCCTGGCGGTCGTGCTCAACCGGTGGGAGGAGACCCCCGGGCTGGACGGCTCCTGGACCACCCGCGGCACGCTGCCGCTCGACGCGGTGGTGGACGACGCGGTGCCGGGCGCGGACGGCGCGCGGCCGACGAGTCGGGCGTTCAACCTGCTCCGCGCCACCGCTGACGGGGCCGAGGTCGTCACGTGGGACGGGACCGCCGTCCGGACGACGGCGCTCGGGCCGGGTGTGCACATGGTCACGCACGGCGAACCCGACGATCCGGCCGCCCCGCGGGTCGGTCGGTGGCTCGACGTCTTCCGTGCGGTGCCGGCTCCGACCGGTCCGGCCGGCACGACACCGTCCGACGAGCTCCGTGTCGTCGCTGCCGGTGGGGACGACTCCGACGGCTGGGGACCCTGGTTCCGGGTGCTGCACGCGTCGACCGCGCTGGCCCCCGACGACCGTGACGCGATCCTGCGCGACACCGTGGAGCCGGAGGGGCACTTCGCGACGCTCTCGATCGTCGCCGCCGCGATCGGTCCGGACCGGACGGTCCTGCAGCACACCCGGCTCGCGGAGCCCGGTGTCCTGCGTGGTGCGGTGTCGCCGGTGGACGTCAGTCCGGCAGCCGGGTCCCGGTGA
- a CDS encoding bifunctional phosphopantothenoylcysteine decarboxylase/phosphopantothenate synthase, which translates to MNDAAPQTVRPRTVVVGITGGIAAYKAVGVVRDLVKRGHDVHVVPTEGALRFVGLPTLEALSRNPVSTSVWDDVAEVRHVALGRRADLVVIAPATADSLAKMAAGLAGDLLGTTLLATEAPVVVAPAMHPQMWEHPATRANLATLRSRGVHVVGPVVGALTGDDAGIGRMSEPEDIVRAALAVLDETERTATAAGTGTHGGADTARSAAGTTDAAGAAPGLHTGARGEQGDLAGVRVVVSAGGTREPLDPVRFVGNRSSGRQGVALAAEAARRGAEVTLVAANTDPGLTADLPVEVVRVGSAQELAAAMHAAAGEADVLVMTAAVADYRPAEVLESKLKKEQQGDRMTLELVKNPDVLAELVAARRVGQVIVGFAAETEPDRAARIELGRAKITRKPADLLVVNHVGWSHGFEREENAIEVLVPGGEVVRETSGSKAHVATAVLDLVATALT; encoded by the coding sequence GTGAACGACGCAGCCCCGCAGACCGTCCGTCCCCGCACCGTCGTCGTCGGCATCACCGGCGGCATCGCCGCCTACAAGGCCGTCGGCGTCGTCCGCGACCTCGTCAAGCGCGGCCACGACGTACACGTGGTGCCGACCGAGGGCGCCCTCCGTTTCGTCGGGCTCCCCACCCTGGAGGCCCTCAGCCGCAACCCCGTCTCCACCAGCGTGTGGGACGACGTCGCCGAGGTCCGGCACGTCGCCCTCGGCCGCCGCGCCGACCTCGTCGTGATCGCCCCCGCCACCGCGGACAGCCTCGCCAAGATGGCCGCCGGACTCGCGGGCGACCTGCTCGGGACGACGCTCCTCGCCACCGAGGCACCGGTCGTCGTCGCCCCGGCCATGCACCCGCAGATGTGGGAGCACCCCGCCACGCGGGCCAACCTCGCGACCCTGCGGTCCAGGGGCGTGCACGTCGTCGGTCCCGTCGTCGGCGCGCTCACCGGCGACGACGCCGGGATCGGGCGGATGTCCGAGCCCGAGGACATCGTGCGCGCCGCCCTCGCCGTGCTCGACGAGACGGAGCGCACGGCGACGGCGGCCGGCACGGGCACGCACGGCGGTGCCGACACGGCCCGCTCCGCGGCGGGGACGACCGACGCTGCGGGTGCTGCCCCGGGCCTCCACACCGGTGCCCGCGGCGAGCAGGGCGACCTGGCCGGCGTCCGCGTCGTCGTCAGCGCGGGCGGGACCCGTGAACCCCTCGACCCGGTCCGCTTCGTCGGCAACCGGTCGAGTGGCCGGCAGGGCGTCGCGCTCGCCGCCGAAGCCGCACGCCGGGGTGCCGAGGTCACCCTCGTCGCGGCGAACACCGACCCGGGTCTCACCGCGGACCTGCCGGTCGAGGTCGTCCGCGTGGGGTCGGCGCAGGAACTCGCCGCCGCGATGCACGCCGCCGCCGGCGAGGCCGACGTCCTGGTGATGACCGCCGCCGTCGCCGACTACCGCCCCGCCGAGGTGCTCGAGTCGAAGCTCAAGAAGGAGCAGCAGGGCGACCGGATGACGCTCGAGCTCGTGAAGAACCCGGACGTGCTCGCGGAACTCGTCGCCGCCCGTCGGGTCGGACAGGTCATCGTGGGCTTCGCCGCCGAGACCGAACCGGACCGGGCGGCGCGCATCGAGCTCGGCCGCGCCAAGATCACCCGGAAACCGGCCGACCTGCTCGTGGTGAACCACGTCGGGTGGTCCCACGGGTTCGAACGCGAGGAGAACGCCATCGAGGTCCTGGTGCCCGGCGGGGAGGTCGTGCGCGAGACCTCCGGGTCCAAGGCCCACGTGGCGACGGCCGTCCTCGACCTGGTCGCGACCGCGCTGACCTGA
- a CDS encoding DUF2071 domain-containing protein, which translates to MSDAEAAPPPGPGAPRTRAAVPLRHRPVTVHAWDDIVFAHWRCEPETLARLVPRGTRPDIVDGSAWVGLVAYVFRETRVPPFPPSTRLGSMTEVTIEVLTVDDAGRRGVAYLTVDTPNVPAIVAAHALLGVPYTFAWARSRRRGETVSHRSVRRPGRVRHPIRAVRQARRAGRTPGSSGARHAASVRAVAGEVDTSPLAADLTTRAGIHARLLAQTLFWQRQHPPLTVRSARLERLAGDLPEVVGLPGLFDRSPDSVLVVDGTTVRYAWGDVVR; encoded by the coding sequence ATGAGCGACGCCGAGGCGGCGCCACCGCCCGGACCGGGAGCGCCGCGGACGCGGGCGGCCGTGCCGCTGCGTCACCGCCCGGTGACCGTGCACGCCTGGGACGACATCGTGTTCGCGCACTGGCGCTGCGAACCGGAGACGCTCGCCCGCCTGGTCCCCCGCGGCACCCGCCCGGACATCGTGGACGGCAGCGCCTGGGTCGGCCTCGTCGCGTACGTCTTCCGCGAGACCCGCGTCCCCCCGTTCCCGCCGTCGACCCGCCTCGGCTCGATGACCGAGGTCACGATCGAGGTCCTCACCGTCGACGACGCCGGGCGCCGCGGCGTCGCCTACCTCACCGTGGACACCCCGAACGTGCCCGCGATCGTCGCCGCGCACGCCCTGCTCGGCGTGCCGTACACGTTCGCGTGGGCCCGGTCGCGACGACGCGGCGAGACCGTGAGCCACCGGTCCGTCCGGCGCCCCGGTCGCGTCCGGCACCCGATCCGCGCGGTCCGCCAGGCTCGGAGGGCTGGTCGGACGCCAGGCTCGTCCGGCGCCCGGCACGCGGCCTCGGTCCGCGCCGTGGCCGGGGAGGTCGACACCTCGCCCCTGGCCGCCGACCTCACCACCCGCGCGGGCATCCACGCGAGGCTCCTGGCGCAGACGCTGTTCTGGCAGCGCCAGCACCCGCCGCTGACGGTCCGGTCCGCGCGGCTCGAACGGCTCGCGGGCGACCTGCCCGAGGTGGTCGGTCTGCCGGGACTGTTCGACCGCTCCCCGGACTCCGTGCTCGTGGTCGACGGCACCACGGTCCGCTACGCCTGGGGGGACGTGGTCAGATGA
- a CDS encoding DUF1810 domain-containing protein: protein MTGDDPFDLGRFVSAQQGVHDTALAELRAGRKRTHWMWFVLPQVAGLGRSATAQHYAVTGLPEARAYLAHPVLGPRLRDAAATVLDAPARSAEDLFGGIDAVKARSSMTLFARAADDSAPFRAVLDRWFAGDEDPETLRLLGLD from the coding sequence ATGACCGGCGACGACCCGTTCGACCTCGGCCGGTTCGTGTCGGCGCAACAGGGTGTGCACGACACCGCGCTCGCCGAGCTCCGGGCCGGGCGGAAGCGCACGCACTGGATGTGGTTCGTCCTGCCCCAGGTCGCCGGGCTCGGGCGGAGCGCCACGGCGCAGCACTACGCGGTCACGGGGCTCCCCGAGGCCCGCGCGTACCTCGCGCACCCGGTGCTCGGACCTCGGCTCCGCGACGCCGCCGCCACCGTCCTCGACGCGCCGGCGCGCTCCGCCGAGGACCTGTTCGGCGGCATCGACGCCGTGAAGGCCAGGTCCTCGATGACCCTGTTCGCCCGCGCGGCGGACGACTCGGCACCGTTCCGGGCGGTCCTCGACCGGTGGTTCGCCGGCGACGAGGACCCGGAGACACTCCGCCTGCTCGGCCTCGACTGA
- a CDS encoding GntR family transcriptional regulator, protein MPVPSTAPTEHKLLRDTVRQKIHEAIMDGTLEPGERLNDDELIAWLGVSRTPIREALSQLARAGLIEMAPNRYTRVTTPDPAEVVEAMQTLGVLFGGVVRLAVPRLSAAARKRILTALDKTIAELDAHDVPAVNRDALGVFALYVAECGNENLQRVCQDTMDGLAFRLRLPDLDQLIDWDRMTEDFRRLRAATADGDNVAAELATEAIHMLPGEKR, encoded by the coding sequence ATGCCGGTCCCCAGCACCGCCCCGACCGAGCACAAGCTGCTCCGCGACACCGTCCGGCAGAAGATCCACGAGGCGATCATGGACGGGACGCTCGAGCCCGGGGAACGACTGAACGACGACGAGCTCATCGCCTGGCTCGGCGTCTCGCGCACGCCGATCCGCGAAGCCCTCAGTCAGCTCGCCCGCGCCGGACTCATCGAGATGGCACCCAACCGGTACACCCGGGTGACGACCCCGGACCCGGCGGAGGTCGTCGAGGCCATGCAGACGCTCGGCGTGCTGTTCGGCGGCGTCGTGCGGCTGGCGGTCCCCCGACTGTCCGCGGCGGCGCGCAAGCGGATCCTGACGGCGCTCGACAAGACCATCGCCGAACTCGACGCGCACGACGTCCCGGCCGTGAACCGCGACGCCCTCGGCGTGTTCGCCCTGTACGTGGCCGAGTGCGGCAACGAGAACCTGCAGCGCGTCTGTCAGGACACCATGGACGGACTCGCCTTCCGCCTGCGCCTGCCGGACCTCGACCAGCTCATCGACTGGGACCGGATGACCGAGGACTTCCGGCGCCTCCGGGCCGCCACGGCCGACGGCGACAACGTCGCCGCCGAGCTCGCGACGGAGGCCATCCACATGCTCCCCGGCGAGAAGCGCTGA
- a CDS encoding MarR family transcriptional regulator has protein sequence MTDLDPDRTEVAARLAAAVGRINRRARTDSASLGYGIVSALASIVQHGPLRPGDLSRIEVVTKPTMTRILTELEQRGFIEREADPRDGRAFMVSATPAGEDAVDAARSERTGIVAGLIAELSPDDVAAIAQALDALERVAQSPTARATTAS, from the coding sequence ATGACCGACCTCGACCCGGACCGCACCGAGGTCGCCGCACGACTCGCCGCGGCCGTCGGTCGGATCAACCGGCGGGCGCGCACCGACTCGGCGTCCCTCGGGTACGGGATCGTGTCCGCGCTCGCCTCGATCGTGCAGCACGGACCCCTGCGGCCCGGCGACCTGTCGCGGATCGAGGTGGTCACGAAGCCGACCATGACCCGCATCCTCACGGAGCTCGAGCAGCGCGGATTCATCGAGCGCGAAGCCGACCCCCGCGACGGCCGGGCCTTCATGGTGAGCGCGACCCCGGCTGGGGAGGACGCCGTCGACGCGGCCCGGTCGGAACGCACCGGCATCGTCGCCGGCCTCATCGCGGAGCTGTCCCCCGACGACGTCGCCGCGATCGCCCAGGCCCTCGACGCCCTGGAGCGCGTCGCGCAGAGCCCGACCGCCCGCGCGACCACCGCCTCCTGA
- a CDS encoding phospholipase — MTRPTPRTSTPAPGTRRAALDTPSRRMRRTLRKHGVLLAGGAAVVAIAGGALTVTQPALGEALGVPSASATPGLSGTDLDRAQAAATIATARSVVQDANASTDTARLEQHIASLADYGSLSGAALTERIAATVDTAQDVAQASADRDHRDAVERAAAAERASDRAAAAAAAAERAAAERAAAEAQARANTPAGAKTVAASMAASRFGWGADQFQCLDSLWTKESGWDYQAVNPNGGATGIPQALPGSKMATVAADWQTNATTQITWGLQYIDASYGTPCSAWSHSQAVNWY; from the coding sequence ATGACCCGACCCACTCCCCGCACCAGCACCCCCGCGCCCGGCACCCGGCGCGCAGCCCTCGACACCCCGTCCCGTCGCATGCGTCGGACCCTCCGCAAGCACGGCGTCCTCCTCGCCGGCGGTGCGGCGGTCGTCGCGATCGCCGGCGGCGCCCTCACCGTGACGCAGCCGGCGCTCGGCGAAGCGCTCGGTGTCCCCAGCGCCTCCGCGACCCCCGGCCTGTCCGGCACCGACCTCGACCGGGCTCAGGCCGCCGCGACGATCGCCACCGCACGCTCCGTCGTGCAGGACGCCAACGCCAGCACCGACACCGCCAGGCTCGAGCAGCACATCGCCTCGCTGGCGGACTACGGCTCGTTGTCCGGTGCCGCGCTGACCGAGCGGATCGCCGCGACCGTCGACACCGCCCAGGACGTCGCGCAGGCGAGTGCCGACCGAGACCACCGGGACGCCGTCGAGCGGGCTGCCGCAGCGGAGCGGGCGTCCGACCGGGCTGCCGCGGCCGCGGCAGCCGCCGAACGGGCCGCCGCGGAACGAGCCGCCGCCGAGGCCCAGGCCCGGGCCAACACCCCGGCCGGCGCCAAGACGGTCGCTGCGTCGATGGCCGCGTCCCGGTTCGGCTGGGGCGCCGACCAGTTCCAGTGCCTCGACAGCCTGTGGACCAAGGAGTCCGGCTGGGACTACCAGGCGGTCAACCCGAACGGCGGCGCGACCGGCATCCCGCAGGCGCTCCCCGGATCGAAGATGGCCACGGTCGCCGCCGACTGGCAGACGAACGCCACGACACAGATCACCTGGGGCCTGCAGTACATCGACGCGTCCTACGGCACCCCGTGCAGTGCGTGGTCGCACTCGCAGGCGGTCAACTGGTACTGA
- a CDS encoding MOSC domain-containing protein — MSVVTAVCRVDHLRPDSGTIGVTAIDKRPVAGAVRVRPLGLYADVQADRKHHGGEDQAVYVYADEDAAYFAEQLDRPVPPGLFGENLRTTGIDVTGLVLGERWRIGATLELEVTIPRTPCGTFARRMGIDRWVKRFAEEGRPGAYFRVRRSGSVAAGDAVTVLERPEHGVTIGQMAAGLTAEQARAVLASDDRLAPKVVREAQLALRRAAV, encoded by the coding sequence ATGTCCGTCGTCACCGCCGTCTGCCGCGTCGACCACCTGCGCCCGGACTCCGGCACGATCGGCGTCACCGCGATCGACAAGCGTCCCGTCGCCGGCGCGGTCCGCGTCCGTCCCCTCGGGCTGTACGCCGACGTGCAGGCGGACCGGAAGCACCACGGCGGCGAGGACCAGGCCGTCTACGTCTACGCCGACGAGGACGCCGCGTACTTCGCCGAGCAGCTCGACCGGCCAGTACCGCCCGGGCTCTTCGGCGAGAACCTCCGCACCACCGGCATCGACGTCACCGGGCTCGTGCTCGGCGAGCGCTGGCGGATCGGTGCGACCCTCGAGCTCGAGGTGACGATCCCACGGACGCCTTGCGGGACCTTCGCGCGCCGCATGGGGATCGACCGGTGGGTCAAGCGCTTCGCGGAGGAAGGCCGTCCCGGCGCCTACTTCCGCGTCCGCCGTTCCGGGTCGGTGGCCGCGGGTGACGCCGTGACGGTCCTCGAGCGCCCTGAGCACGGCGTCACGATCGGGCAGATGGCCGCGGGGCTCACGGCGGAGCAGGCGAGAGCGGTGCTCGCCTCTGACGACCGGCTCGCGCCGAAGGTCGTCCGGGAGGCCCAGCTCGCGCTCCGGCGCGCTGCCGTCTGA
- a CDS encoding MmcQ/YjbR family DNA-binding protein has protein sequence MDGSTLHRIAARTAMALPAVTETQPFGADTDVYKVVDRMFAMTTDLRGVAIVNLKCAPPHGAALVRDFAEVSPGWHMDKRHWITLSPGPGLDEAMVEDLVANSWDLVVAGLPRARRPLDPTRGAQQP, from the coding sequence ATGGACGGCAGCACCCTGCACCGGATCGCCGCTCGGACCGCCATGGCCCTCCCGGCGGTGACCGAGACGCAGCCCTTCGGAGCGGACACCGACGTCTACAAGGTCGTCGACAGGATGTTCGCGATGACGACCGACCTCCGCGGTGTCGCCATCGTGAACCTCAAGTGCGCTCCTCCGCACGGTGCCGCGCTCGTCCGGGACTTCGCCGAGGTCTCCCCGGGCTGGCACATGGACAAACGGCACTGGATCACGCTCTCGCCGGGTCCCGGGCTCGACGAGGCGATGGTCGAGGACCTCGTCGCGAACTCCTGGGACCTCGTCGTCGCGGGCCTGCCCCGTGCCCGGCGCCCGCTCGATCCGACGCGGGGCGCGCAGCAGCCCTGA